A window from Candidatus Nitrospira neomarina encodes these proteins:
- a CDS encoding YifB family Mg chelatase-like AAA ATPase has product MLAKIQSVGLVGLEANLIEIEVDIGGGLPQFSIVGLPDATVRESRDRVRSALKNTGFHFPAKKITVNLAPAGLKKEGAGLELGIAIGILVAEGVLSQDAVTSYIFVGELALDGRIKAVPGALSMAIATHHPFSLILPHDNASQAAVVDHATVFGVSTLPQVVEFLQEALTLLPAKNTFPLVHPGLSSTEEDFADVVGQYQAKRALEVAAAGGHNLLMVGPPGSGKTMLAQRLTGILPPMSFQECLEASQVHSVAGNLPPHAALLAHRPFRAPHHTISEAGLVGGGSIPRPGEVSLAHHGVLFLDEALEFKRSLLDSLRQPLENGTVTLTRAQASLTFPAKLMLIVAMNPCPCGYCGDPTHECVCTPYHIQRYRSRLSGPLLDRLDIHIEVPAVPVKELSGRITGEASSTIRQRVIQARHRQIDRYRAEQTLNNAQLKPRLLKKYCQLDQAGNTLLDQAVTRLGLSARAYGRILRVARTIADLGESVMISSTHVAEAIQYRTLDRPIQA; this is encoded by the coding sequence ATGTTAGCCAAAATTCAAAGTGTGGGATTGGTGGGATTAGAAGCCAATCTCATTGAAATTGAGGTGGATATTGGTGGAGGCCTTCCACAATTTTCCATCGTGGGGTTACCCGATGCGACCGTTCGTGAAAGCCGGGACCGGGTTCGATCCGCTCTCAAAAACACAGGGTTCCATTTTCCTGCAAAAAAAATCACCGTCAATTTGGCGCCAGCCGGATTAAAAAAGGAAGGGGCCGGTCTTGAGTTGGGAATTGCCATCGGCATTTTGGTAGCCGAAGGGGTCCTGTCCCAAGACGCCGTTACCTCCTATATTTTTGTCGGAGAACTGGCACTGGATGGCAGAATCAAAGCGGTACCCGGGGCGCTGTCCATGGCTATTGCCACTCATCACCCCTTTTCATTGATCCTGCCTCACGACAATGCTTCACAGGCTGCCGTGGTCGACCACGCCACCGTGTTTGGCGTCTCGACCCTTCCTCAGGTGGTGGAATTTCTCCAGGAGGCGCTCACTCTCCTTCCTGCAAAAAACACCTTCCCCCTTGTGCACCCCGGACTCTCCTCCACTGAGGAGGACTTTGCCGATGTGGTGGGACAATATCAGGCCAAGCGTGCCCTGGAGGTGGCTGCGGCAGGTGGGCACAATCTTCTCATGGTGGGTCCGCCAGGGTCAGGAAAAACCATGTTAGCCCAACGGTTAACAGGTATTCTTCCACCCATGAGCTTTCAGGAATGTTTGGAAGCCAGTCAGGTCCACAGTGTGGCGGGAAACCTTCCACCTCATGCGGCCCTCCTCGCCCATCGCCCCTTTCGTGCCCCCCATCACACCATTTCGGAAGCCGGCCTCGTTGGAGGAGGATCCATCCCCCGTCCCGGAGAAGTCTCTCTGGCCCATCATGGCGTCCTTTTTTTAGATGAAGCCTTGGAATTTAAGCGGTCCCTCTTGGATAGCTTACGCCAGCCTCTGGAAAATGGAACCGTCACATTGACCCGCGCACAGGCCAGCCTCACGTTTCCCGCCAAACTTATGTTGATCGTCGCGATGAATCCCTGCCCATGTGGATATTGCGGAGACCCTACCCATGAATGCGTGTGTACGCCCTATCACATTCAACGGTATCGAAGCCGTCTGTCCGGTCCACTCCTTGATCGGCTGGATATCCACATCGAAGTCCCCGCAGTCCCGGTCAAAGAGCTATCGGGCAGGATAACCGGTGAAGCCTCTTCAACCATTCGTCAACGAGTGATCCAGGCACGACATCGTCAAATCGACCGCTACCGCGCTGAGCAGACCCTCAACAATGCCCAGCTGAAGCCTCGCTTGCTCAAAAAATATTGCCAACTGGATCAAGCCGGAAACACCCTGTTGGATCAAGCCGTCACCCGCCTGGGGTTGTCCGCACGGGCCTATGGGCGGATTTTACGTGTGGCCCGAACTATTGCCGACTTAGGAGAATCGGTTATGATTTCATCCACACATGTTGCCGAAGCGATTCAGTACCGAACATTAGATCGACCCATTCAAGCATAA